From Pseudarthrobacter equi, a single genomic window includes:
- a CDS encoding DEAD/DEAH box helicase produces MPSQPDESAALAIQTPAINDRSLAAGLAYAMGSRVTGISFDAGTGLMLGKVRGSADTPYSTTAKLVRKGGGWSCTVGVCSCPVRKDCKHVAALLFAAEDNPATRVQLLAPSSSTQVSHQPGGAVLSDWEQALNPLIAKPGSAPAGSGVPLALQFEVEEPAPHFSYTGRRDPVRSVRQLKARPVIMGAKGKWIRGDVSWNTLNYLNFRRESNQEHVEWLQEFLASHSAAASRMHNASGLWLGLNSYSGKNLWSLLADAGKIGLVLVNSRGSEPVRLAEAPAAVALSLSRYGTPLAGSEQPEPASPGSTSDGGLELAPTITVEGEEIDPAAAGTIGRPAHGIFFTTGEASLPGVPDPDGVLTLAPLEGGLSEELLAFVTAGSTLHIPAKDESRFLTGFYPKLKQTARVTARDESVELPTLAVPSLSLLANYGNDHRVRLHWEWHYKSGNHVTAQPLWRHPGDQGYRDDTAESRILEGIGQPWNVVAALGESSTGGWGTPRLAASAELKGLDTLAFTEEVLPRLREARDVDVETAGDIADYREAEEAPVVSISTKATEQRDWFDLGIQISLEGQPVSFAAVFSALASGQTKMLLPSGAYFSLDLPELHQLRALIEEARSLQDNKDAPLQISRFQAGLWDELAQLGIVDQQAATWRSAVGGLLEGGMDGLPLPASLNAELRPYQLEGFNWLSFLYKHSLGGVLADDMGLGKTVQALALMCAAKELAVEAAAALLEDSVPDASDSETAVSGASVPGDLASAAVDGSSDVGTGTPGAQPAEARPAAAAPFLVVAPTSVVGNWALEAARFAPGLTVRTVGETFAKSGQDVADALGGADVVITSYALFRIDYESYASREWSGLVLDEAQFVKNHQSKAYQCARKLPAAFKLAITGTPLENNLMEFWALTSIVAPGLFSSPKRFAEYYQKPVEKNGDKGQLEKLRRRVRPLMMRRTKDQVIKDLPPKQEQILEVVLNPRHQKVYQTHLQRERQKILGLIEDVNKNRFTIFQSLTLLRQLSLDVSLVDPALSAVRSSKLDVLFEQLEDLVAEGHRALIFSQFTGFLGKVRERLDEEEIEYCYLDGGTRNRADVVSEFKNGRAPVFLISLKAGGFGLNLTEADYVFLLDPWWNPASEAQAVDRTHRIGQARNVMVYRLVAKDTIEEKVMALKTRKSQLFADVMEGDALSGGAITAEDLAGLFKE; encoded by the coding sequence ATGCCATCCCAACCGGACGAGAGTGCGGCACTGGCAATACAGACCCCCGCCATCAACGACCGCTCGCTCGCGGCCGGGCTTGCCTATGCCATGGGCAGCCGGGTCACCGGGATATCGTTCGACGCCGGCACCGGGCTCATGCTGGGCAAGGTCCGGGGAAGCGCGGACACCCCGTATTCCACCACCGCCAAGCTGGTCCGCAAGGGCGGCGGCTGGAGCTGCACGGTGGGTGTGTGCAGTTGCCCGGTGCGGAAAGACTGCAAGCACGTTGCCGCCCTGCTGTTCGCGGCTGAAGACAACCCGGCCACACGGGTCCAGTTGCTGGCCCCGTCAAGTTCCACGCAGGTCTCGCACCAGCCCGGCGGGGCCGTCCTGTCCGACTGGGAGCAGGCCCTCAACCCGCTGATTGCCAAGCCGGGATCGGCTCCTGCGGGCAGCGGGGTGCCGCTGGCGCTGCAGTTCGAGGTTGAAGAACCGGCCCCGCACTTCTCCTACACCGGCCGGCGGGACCCGGTGCGCAGCGTCCGGCAACTCAAGGCCCGGCCCGTGATCATGGGCGCCAAAGGCAAGTGGATCCGCGGCGACGTCTCCTGGAACACCCTGAACTACCTGAACTTCCGGCGGGAATCGAACCAGGAACACGTGGAGTGGCTGCAGGAATTCCTGGCATCACACTCGGCGGCGGCCAGCCGGATGCACAACGCCTCCGGGCTGTGGCTGGGACTGAACTCCTACTCGGGGAAGAACCTGTGGAGCCTGCTGGCCGACGCCGGGAAGATCGGGCTCGTTCTGGTCAACTCGCGAGGCTCTGAGCCCGTGCGGCTCGCCGAGGCGCCTGCCGCCGTCGCGCTTTCCCTCAGCCGCTACGGCACTCCGCTCGCGGGATCGGAACAGCCGGAACCCGCCAGCCCCGGCAGTACGTCCGACGGCGGCCTGGAGCTGGCGCCCACCATCACCGTGGAGGGCGAAGAGATCGATCCGGCGGCCGCCGGGACCATTGGCCGGCCCGCGCACGGGATTTTCTTCACCACCGGGGAGGCATCGTTGCCGGGCGTTCCCGATCCGGACGGCGTCCTCACGCTGGCACCCCTGGAGGGCGGGCTCAGCGAGGAATTGCTGGCGTTCGTCACGGCAGGCAGCACGCTGCACATCCCGGCCAAGGACGAATCCAGGTTCCTCACCGGCTTCTACCCCAAGCTGAAGCAGACCGCGCGGGTAACGGCCCGGGACGAATCGGTGGAGCTGCCCACGCTGGCCGTTCCTTCACTGTCCCTGCTGGCGAACTACGGCAACGACCACCGGGTCCGGCTGCACTGGGAATGGCATTACAAGAGCGGCAACCACGTGACGGCCCAGCCCCTGTGGCGCCACCCGGGAGACCAGGGCTACCGGGACGACACCGCGGAGTCCCGCATCCTGGAAGGCATCGGGCAGCCGTGGAACGTTGTGGCCGCGCTGGGCGAGTCCTCCACGGGCGGCTGGGGCACACCCCGGCTGGCGGCCTCCGCCGAGCTCAAGGGGCTGGACACCCTCGCCTTCACCGAGGAGGTGCTGCCGCGGCTGCGCGAAGCACGGGACGTGGACGTGGAAACGGCCGGGGACATCGCGGACTACCGCGAAGCCGAGGAAGCGCCGGTGGTATCCATCTCCACCAAGGCCACCGAGCAGCGCGACTGGTTCGACCTCGGCATCCAGATTTCGCTGGAGGGCCAGCCGGTGTCCTTCGCCGCCGTGTTCTCCGCATTGGCTTCCGGGCAGACCAAAATGCTGTTGCCCAGCGGCGCGTACTTCTCCCTGGACCTGCCGGAACTGCACCAGCTTCGCGCCCTCATCGAAGAGGCCCGTTCGCTGCAGGACAACAAGGACGCGCCGCTGCAGATCAGCCGGTTCCAGGCAGGCCTCTGGGATGAGCTGGCGCAGCTGGGAATCGTGGACCAGCAGGCGGCCACGTGGCGCTCCGCGGTGGGCGGCCTGCTGGAGGGCGGCATGGACGGGCTGCCGCTGCCCGCCTCCCTGAACGCCGAGCTGCGCCCATACCAGCTCGAAGGGTTCAACTGGCTCAGCTTCCTGTACAAGCACAGCCTGGGCGGGGTCCTCGCGGACGACATGGGCTTGGGCAAAACCGTGCAGGCGCTCGCCCTGATGTGCGCGGCGAAGGAACTCGCCGTCGAGGCCGCTGCGGCGCTACTCGAAGATTCGGTACCGGACGCTTCGGATTCGGAGACCGCGGTTTCGGGGGCTTCGGTTCCGGGGGACTTGGCTTCGGCGGCTGTCGACGGCTCGTCCGACGTCGGCACTGGCACCCCGGGTGCGCAGCCTGCGGAAGCCAGGCCCGCCGCCGCCGCGCCCTTCCTGGTGGTGGCCCCCACCAGCGTGGTGGGCAACTGGGCGCTCGAAGCCGCGCGCTTCGCCCCTGGCCTCACCGTCCGCACCGTGGGCGAAACTTTCGCCAAGAGCGGGCAGGACGTGGCGGATGCCTTGGGCGGCGCCGACGTCGTGATTACCTCCTACGCGCTGTTCCGGATCGATTACGAGTCGTATGCCTCGCGCGAGTGGTCCGGGCTGGTGCTGGATGAGGCGCAGTTTGTGAAGAACCACCAGTCCAAGGCGTACCAGTGCGCCCGGAAGCTGCCGGCGGCGTTCAAGCTGGCCATCACCGGTACCCCGCTGGAGAACAACCTGATGGAGTTCTGGGCGCTGACGTCCATCGTGGCCCCCGGCCTGTTCTCCAGCCCCAAGCGCTTCGCGGAGTACTACCAGAAACCGGTGGAAAAGAACGGCGACAAGGGCCAGCTGGAGAAGCTGCGGCGCCGGGTCCGCCCACTGATGATGCGGCGCACCAAGGACCAGGTGATCAAGGACCTGCCGCCCAAGCAGGAACAGATCCTGGAAGTGGTGCTGAACCCGCGGCACCAGAAGGTCTACCAGACGCACCTGCAGCGCGAGCGGCAGAAGATCCTGGGGCTGATCGAGGACGTCAACAAGAACAGGTTCACCATCTTCCAGTCGCTGACGCTGCTGCGGCAGCTGAGCCTGGACGTCTCGCTGGTGGACCCTGCTTTGTCCGCGGTCCGGTCGAGCAAGCTGGATGTGCTGTTCGAGCAGCTCGAGGACCTGGTGGCTGAGGGGCACCGGGCCCTGATCTTCAGCCAGTTCACCGGTTTCCTGGGGAAGGTCCGGGAGCGGCTGGACGAGGAGGAGATCGAGTACTGCTACCTCGACGGCGGCACCCGGAACCGTGCCGACGTGGTCAGCGAATTCAAGAACGGCAGGGCACCGGTGTTCCTGATCTCGCTGAAGGCCGGCGGATTCGGGCTCAACCTCACCGAAGCCGACTACGTCTTCCTGCTCGATCCGTGGTGGAACCCGGCGTCGGAGGCCCAGGCCGTGGACCGGACCCACAGGATCGGCCAGGCCCGGAACGTGATGGTGTACCGGCTCGTCGCCAAGGACACCATCGAGGAGAAGGTCATGGCGCTGAAGACCCGGAAGTCGCAGCTGTTCGCCGACGTCATGGAGGGCGATGCCCTGTCCGGCGGTGCCATCACAGCCGAGGACCTGGCGGGGCTGTTCAAGGAGTAG
- a CDS encoding glycoside hydrolase family protein, with amino-acid sequence MPQPQQAEQLVPDAPAPQALPHLSPDAFTVPYLDPVWDGPTDPVLVADHLANEWVLFYTQRRATAPGLSGVEWVHGTGIGVARSSDGGETWRYQGTAEGLIPPGTELPATLWAPDVVRIGDLWIMYLSVLGGRRTDWTGKAEIVQFASRDLNHWEYLGPIDLDSPRVIDAAVARCGDGRYRLWYKDETRGSNTCSAVSDTPEDPASWVLEGVAIPGRPHEGPKVFRLGGSYWMIVDEWRGQAVYRSEDAAGAWIRQEHLGGLILTAPETVDGRPVVGRHADVVPLPVPPAAGTYDGGAQQALLVYFTHPHWGGEDIGTMAPDPRTRLSHVRAAVLEVRDGVLVCTEH; translated from the coding sequence GTGCCCCAGCCACAGCAGGCCGAGCAACTTGTCCCTGATGCGCCGGCCCCGCAGGCCCTGCCGCACCTGAGCCCTGACGCCTTCACGGTCCCCTACCTCGACCCCGTTTGGGACGGCCCCACCGATCCCGTCCTGGTGGCCGACCACCTGGCCAATGAGTGGGTGCTGTTCTACACCCAGCGCCGCGCCACCGCTCCGGGACTGAGCGGCGTGGAATGGGTCCACGGGACCGGCATCGGCGTTGCGAGATCGTCCGACGGCGGCGAAACCTGGCGCTATCAGGGCACCGCGGAGGGGCTCATCCCGCCCGGAACGGAACTGCCGGCAACCCTCTGGGCGCCCGACGTCGTCCGCATCGGGGACCTGTGGATCATGTACCTTTCCGTACTCGGCGGACGGCGCACGGACTGGACGGGGAAAGCCGAAATCGTCCAGTTCGCCAGCCGGGACCTCAACCACTGGGAGTACCTCGGCCCCATCGACCTCGACTCCCCCAGGGTCATCGACGCCGCCGTGGCCCGGTGCGGGGACGGCCGCTACCGGCTCTGGTACAAGGACGAGACCCGCGGTTCGAACACCTGCAGCGCGGTCAGCGACACCCCGGAAGACCCGGCGTCGTGGGTCCTTGAAGGCGTGGCGATCCCCGGGCGCCCGCACGAGGGACCCAAGGTCTTCCGGCTGGGCGGCAGCTACTGGATGATCGTGGACGAATGGCGCGGCCAGGCCGTCTACCGTTCCGAAGATGCCGCCGGCGCCTGGATCCGGCAGGAACACCTGGGCGGGCTGATCCTCACGGCGCCGGAAACCGTGGACGGGCGGCCCGTCGTCGGACGCCATGCGGACGTGGTGCCGCTACCCGTTCCGCCTGCAGCAGGAACGTACGACGGCGGCGCGCAGCAGGCGCTGCTGGTCTACTTTACGCACCCGCACTGGGGCGGTGAGGACATTGGCACCATGGCGCCGGACCCGCGCACCCGCCTGAGCCACGTCCGCGCCGCGGTGCTGGAAGTCCGTGACGGCGTCCTGGTGTGCACCGAACACTGA
- a CDS encoding ammonium transporter gives MDSGNVAWILASSALVCMMIPALALFYGGMVGSRRILNMMMMCFGGASLVAVLWALFGYSMAFGNSVGGLGLIGDVTEFPGMGQLMAEDKEASIPVILFAAFQLFFACVTTALVAGAAAGRMKFGAWMVFAGIWATVVYFPIAHWVFAFNSADGSTVGGWIANGIKAIDFAGGTAVHMNAGAAALALALVLGKSSGWPKVEHAKPHSRPLVLVGAGLLWVGWFGFNAGSALSAGHSASVVFLNTAVAASAGLLAWALVERFRHGSATSMGAASGLISALVAITPACGSVSPLGAVAIGAIAGAVCSLAIELKFRLGFDDSLDVVGVHLVGGILGTLLIGLFATDAAPNGVSGLFYGGGFELLGVQALATVTVLAYSFGITWLLAKILDKTMGGLRIKPEDELRGIDLAAHSELAYLTDEDPVDLGSPQRV, from the coding sequence ATGGATTCGGGAAATGTCGCTTGGATATTGGCCAGCTCGGCACTGGTCTGCATGATGATTCCCGCCCTCGCACTCTTTTACGGGGGCATGGTGGGCTCGCGCCGCATTCTCAACATGATGATGATGTGCTTTGGCGGCGCCAGCCTGGTGGCCGTCCTCTGGGCACTCTTCGGGTACTCAATGGCCTTCGGAAACTCCGTGGGCGGGCTGGGGCTGATCGGTGACGTCACCGAGTTCCCCGGCATGGGACAGCTGATGGCCGAGGATAAGGAGGCGTCCATCCCGGTCATCCTGTTCGCCGCGTTCCAGCTGTTCTTCGCCTGCGTCACCACTGCGCTGGTTGCCGGTGCCGCCGCGGGCCGCATGAAGTTCGGCGCCTGGATGGTGTTCGCCGGCATCTGGGCCACCGTCGTCTACTTCCCCATTGCGCACTGGGTGTTCGCGTTCAATTCCGCGGACGGCAGCACGGTGGGCGGCTGGATCGCCAACGGCATCAAGGCCATCGACTTCGCCGGCGGCACCGCGGTGCACATGAACGCCGGCGCAGCTGCCCTGGCCCTGGCCCTTGTCCTCGGCAAGAGCTCCGGCTGGCCCAAGGTGGAACACGCCAAGCCGCACAGCCGGCCGCTGGTCCTGGTGGGCGCGGGCCTGCTGTGGGTGGGCTGGTTCGGCTTCAACGCGGGCTCGGCCCTTTCCGCCGGACACTCGGCGTCGGTGGTCTTCCTGAACACGGCCGTGGCCGCGTCCGCCGGCCTGCTGGCCTGGGCCCTTGTTGAGCGGTTCCGACACGGCTCCGCCACCAGCATGGGCGCAGCGTCCGGCCTGATCTCGGCGCTCGTTGCCATTACCCCCGCCTGTGGCTCGGTCAGCCCGCTCGGTGCCGTGGCCATCGGTGCGATTGCAGGCGCTGTCTGCTCGCTGGCCATCGAACTGAAGTTCCGGCTGGGCTTCGACGACTCGCTCGACGTCGTCGGCGTCCACCTGGTGGGCGGCATCCTGGGTACCCTGCTGATCGGCCTCTTCGCCACCGACGCCGCCCCCAACGGGGTCAGCGGCCTCTTCTACGGCGGCGGGTTCGAACTGCTCGGAGTCCAGGCCCTCGCCACCGTCACGGTGCTGGCCTACTCGTTCGGCATCACCTGGCTCCTGGCCAAGATCCTGGACAAGACGATGGGCGGCCTCCGCATCAAGCCCGAGGACGAACTGCGCGGCATCGACCTCGCAGCCCACTCCGAGCTGGCCTACCTGACGGACGAGGACCCGGTGGACCTGGGCTCGCCGCAGCGGGTCTAA
- a CDS encoding helix-turn-helix domain-containing protein — protein sequence MTEQAGDRADDQQAEAVADQVTGKLEQVIAAQVRHYRTAAGLSSAELAARTGLSKAMISRVETATTSCSLTTLQRLADGLKVPVTALFRGADTDRDATFTKSGQGSLTVRSGTQHGHEYRVLGTLKGRTDALEPTLVTLTDASDVFPLFQHPGTEFIYMLSGRMVYGHGSYEYAMEAGDSLLLDGEGPHGPLELLDLPISFLAVSAK from the coding sequence ATGACCGAACAGGCCGGGGACCGCGCAGATGACCAGCAGGCCGAGGCCGTCGCAGACCAGGTCACCGGGAAGCTGGAGCAGGTCATCGCCGCGCAGGTCCGGCACTACCGCACCGCGGCCGGTCTCTCCTCGGCTGAACTCGCGGCCCGCACGGGACTGTCCAAGGCCATGATCTCGCGGGTGGAAACCGCCACCACCTCCTGTTCCCTGACCACCCTGCAGCGGCTGGCGGACGGGCTGAAAGTCCCCGTCACGGCGCTGTTCCGCGGTGCGGACACGGACCGGGACGCCACGTTCACCAAGAGCGGCCAGGGCAGCCTGACGGTCCGCAGCGGAACCCAGCACGGCCACGAATACCGTGTGCTGGGAACCCTCAAGGGCCGCACCGACGCGCTGGAACCAACGCTGGTGACCCTCACGGACGCCAGCGACGTGTTTCCGCTGTTCCAGCACCCGGGCACCGAGTTCATCTACATGCTCTCGGGCCGGATGGTCTACGGCCACGGCTCCTACGAATACGCCATGGAAGCCGGCGATTCCCTGCTGCTGGACGGGGAAGGACCCCACGGTCCGCTGGAGCTGCTGGACCTCCCCATCAGCTTCCTGGCCGTCTCCGCAAAGTAG